The Gordonia sp. KTR9 genome contains a region encoding:
- a CDS encoding GTPase, producing the protein MTVRGRVEQLLDEVGPLSPDPAGLHALRAQLAEPLTVALVGRVSSGKSTLLNALVGDRVAPTDRAECTRVAALYTEGNPQRVEVIGLDGTVTELPGPMRGDLGRPAEEIDHAVVHTPSRLLRERFRVIDTPGLSGFTDTAEIATRRVFGRQGRLARPDVILFLLDDAAGPKADEVAFLADAGASAQNTILVISQADLIAADNPMLKAQEIARRVWRRFPAIAGAVVAVSGLMAEAGVCGVTERETAQISRRGQLESWELLTILDGGMPAPPGIDVDELGRLEQLVGTYAMDAGGEIARQGARAYCEWLHRVSGIDELRLAIGRRFLAVGDILKARTVLAALRESAYRSARRDAFLEAIDEAETSPALHRLREVTALEALARWQPDSELVGELNLVVASRDVRVLLSLPPNAAPPQIADAARQRATDCRSRRAFAATSAEREALLVLEQTYQLIRRGLWVN; encoded by the coding sequence ATGACCGTGCGTGGTCGCGTGGAGCAGTTGCTCGACGAGGTGGGCCCGCTGTCGCCGGACCCCGCGGGACTGCACGCCCTGCGCGCCCAGCTGGCCGAGCCGCTGACGGTTGCCCTCGTCGGACGTGTGAGTTCGGGCAAGTCGACGCTGCTCAACGCCCTCGTCGGTGACCGTGTCGCCCCGACCGACCGCGCCGAGTGCACCCGGGTCGCCGCGCTGTACACCGAGGGCAACCCGCAGCGGGTCGAGGTGATCGGCCTCGACGGCACGGTCACCGAACTCCCCGGCCCCATGCGCGGCGACCTCGGCCGACCAGCCGAGGAGATCGACCACGCGGTCGTCCACACCCCGTCGCGGTTGCTCCGCGAGCGTTTCCGGGTCATCGACACCCCCGGACTGTCGGGGTTCACCGACACCGCCGAGATCGCCACGCGGCGGGTGTTCGGCCGGCAGGGGCGGCTCGCCCGGCCGGACGTCATCCTGTTCCTGCTCGACGACGCCGCGGGACCGAAGGCCGACGAGGTCGCGTTCCTCGCCGACGCCGGGGCGTCGGCACAGAACACGATCCTGGTGATCTCGCAGGCCGACCTCATCGCCGCCGACAACCCGATGCTCAAGGCCCAGGAGATCGCGCGCCGGGTGTGGCGGCGGTTCCCGGCGATCGCGGGCGCGGTGGTCGCGGTGTCGGGGCTGATGGCCGAGGCGGGTGTCTGCGGGGTCACCGAACGCGAGACCGCGCAGATCTCGCGACGCGGGCAGCTCGAGTCGTGGGAGCTGCTGACCATCCTCGACGGCGGGATGCCTGCTCCGCCGGGGATCGACGTCGACGAACTGGGCCGGCTCGAGCAACTCGTGGGCACCTACGCGATGGATGCGGGCGGCGAGATCGCGCGGCAGGGCGCGAGGGCCTATTGCGAATGGCTGCACCGAGTTTCGGGTATCGATGAGTTGCGACTGGCGATCGGGCGGCGATTCCTCGCGGTCGGCGACATCCTCAAGGCCCGCACCGTTCTGGCCGCACTGCGCGAGTCCGCCTACCGCAGTGCGCGCCGCGACGCCTTCCTGGAGGCCATCGACGAGGCCGAGACGTCACCCGCGCTGCACCGGCTTCGCGAGGTCACCGCGCTCGAGGCCCTCGCCCGGTGGCAGCCCGACAGCGAACTGGTCGGTGAGCTCAACCTCGTGGTCGCGAGTCGCGATGTGCGCGTGCTGCTGTCGCTGCCGCCGAACGCCGCGCCACCTCAGATCGCCGACGCCGCGCGGCAGCGGGCCACCGACTGCCGGTCGAGGCGTGCCTTCGCGGCGACGTCGGCGGAACGGGAGGCGCTGCTGGTCCTCGAGCAGACCTATCAACTCATCCGGCGCGGACTGTGGGTCAACTGA
- a CDS encoding dynamin family protein encodes MTSKEPAAPEAVLQTAVGALRKHGEDAIADRALRVRDRPAPQGTVVVIGEVSRGKSSLVNTLLGVNGLAPVDTEITTSVYVRYTPATDDLPAGTALVEFPGAAHRIPATELADWVTVGGRYAAGVPAERLAPGTPIDSVLVPPVSARVGVDAALLPGVTVVDTPGVGSLVPEHVEAAVSAARGASVLVMVCDATAPLSAPELDFLRSVSEEVASVVLVVTKTDLVMRQWRTIVAENRKLIGANAPRFAHIPIIGVSNRIAAQAAAITDPDRRERALAASGVGELVDALSPLVREGAASPVRNALQLTFAGLDDVRTRLVLEMKAATATPAERADIAAERDRLQRLKDRRREWRARLTQDITAASLRTDDLMRDRFDTLLGQWSTRIDKLRFYEPHRAGQELIAQMTVDLEAAAREVSASFVAGIERIADALFADAAISDELVGQIAGSAGELKLREQEKISPWKNMVDPILLSIVAAGGPLAIIPVVNVVAVPVWAGVVVGFRASKVGKENHRKWLTKAVNDMKADVRSQLQSIKAQASGDLQIAYDELLEKLLAESTKIINDAAAESKKSAAEREKTAADLRNQIVAVDNVRKSIARVLRAPAG; translated from the coding sequence GTGACTTCCAAGGAACCCGCCGCGCCCGAGGCGGTGTTGCAGACGGCGGTCGGTGCGCTGCGCAAGCACGGTGAGGACGCGATCGCCGACCGCGCTCTTCGCGTCCGCGACCGGCCGGCGCCGCAGGGCACCGTGGTGGTCATCGGTGAGGTCAGCCGGGGCAAGAGCTCACTGGTGAACACCCTTCTCGGGGTGAACGGACTCGCGCCTGTCGACACCGAGATCACCACGTCGGTCTATGTCCGGTACACCCCCGCCACCGACGACCTGCCGGCCGGGACGGCCCTCGTCGAGTTCCCCGGCGCCGCGCACCGCATCCCGGCGACCGAGCTCGCCGACTGGGTGACCGTCGGCGGGCGTTACGCGGCCGGCGTCCCCGCGGAACGTCTCGCGCCCGGCACGCCCATCGATTCCGTTCTCGTGCCCCCGGTCTCGGCGCGCGTGGGGGTCGACGCCGCGCTGCTGCCCGGGGTCACCGTCGTCGACACGCCCGGTGTCGGGTCGCTGGTCCCCGAACACGTCGAGGCCGCCGTCAGCGCGGCTCGCGGAGCGTCGGTGCTGGTGATGGTGTGTGATGCGACCGCACCGCTGAGCGCGCCCGAACTCGACTTCCTGCGCAGCGTCAGCGAGGAGGTCGCCTCGGTGGTGCTGGTGGTCACCAAGACCGACCTCGTGATGCGCCAGTGGCGGACGATCGTGGCCGAGAACCGAAAACTCATCGGCGCCAACGCCCCTCGGTTCGCCCACATCCCGATCATCGGCGTGTCCAACCGCATCGCCGCGCAGGCCGCGGCGATCACCGATCCCGATCGTCGCGAACGGGCGCTCGCGGCGTCGGGCGTCGGAGAACTCGTCGACGCCCTGAGCCCGCTGGTCCGCGAGGGTGCCGCATCCCCGGTGCGCAACGCGCTGCAGCTGACCTTCGCCGGACTCGACGACGTCCGCACCCGCCTCGTCCTGGAGATGAAGGCCGCCACCGCGACCCCCGCCGAACGTGCCGACATCGCAGCCGAGCGGGACCGTCTCCAGCGCCTCAAGGATCGCCGCCGGGAGTGGCGGGCGCGCCTCACGCAAGACATCACCGCGGCGTCGCTGCGCACCGACGATCTCATGCGCGACCGCTTCGACACACTGCTCGGCCAATGGTCCACGCGCATCGACAAGCTCCGCTTCTACGAACCGCACCGGGCGGGTCAGGAGCTGATCGCGCAGATGACCGTCGACCTCGAGGCCGCGGCCCGCGAGGTGAGCGCGTCGTTCGTCGCCGGCATCGAGCGGATCGCCGATGCGCTGTTCGCCGACGCCGCCATCTCCGACGAGCTCGTCGGGCAGATCGCCGGCAGCGCGGGAGAGCTCAAGCTCCGTGAGCAGGAGAAGATCTCGCCGTGGAAGAACATGGTCGACCCGATCCTGCTGTCCATCGTGGCCGCGGGCGGGCCGCTGGCGATCATCCCGGTGGTCAACGTCGTCGCGGTGCCGGTGTGGGCGGGTGTGGTCGTCGGGTTCCGAGCGTCGAAGGTCGGCAAGGAGAACCACCGCAAGTGGCTGACGAAAGCGGTCAACGACATGAAGGCCGACGTGCGGTCCCAGCTGCAGTCGATCAAGGCGCAGGCGAGCGGCGACCTGCAGATCGCCTACGACGAACTGCTCGAGAAGCTGCTGGCCGAGTCGACCAAGATCATCAACGACGCCGCGGCCGAGTCCAAGAAGTCCGCGGCCGAACGCGAGAAGACCGCCGCGGATCTCCGCAATCAGATCGTCGCCGTGGACAACGTGCGCAAGTCGATCGCCCGCGTTCTTCGAGCGCCCGCCGGATGA
- a CDS encoding RNA polymerase sigma factor: protein MQSLIDESPSGADLLERARAGDQAAFTTLVEQHRDRLWAICLRITGNQHDAEDAMQDALVAAWRAIGNFRGDAQLSTWLYRIGSNAALARIRKRTDADDIADHDPMSHLDVAAQVVVSDRIAEALSQVPDAYRATFVLRVYGELSYSEIAEAQGIGLQTVRSRISRARSILSELLADLR, encoded by the coding sequence GTGCAGTCGTTGATCGACGAATCCCCGTCCGGCGCGGATCTTCTCGAACGCGCCCGCGCCGGAGATCAGGCAGCCTTCACCACGCTCGTCGAGCAGCACCGAGACCGGTTGTGGGCCATCTGTCTACGCATCACCGGCAACCAGCACGACGCCGAGGACGCGATGCAGGACGCACTCGTCGCCGCATGGCGCGCGATCGGCAACTTCCGGGGCGACGCGCAGCTGTCGACCTGGCTGTACCGGATCGGTTCCAACGCCGCGCTCGCCCGCATCCGCAAACGCACGGATGCCGATGACATCGCCGACCACGACCCGATGAGCCACCTGGACGTCGCCGCGCAGGTCGTGGTGTCCGATCGCATCGCCGAAGCGTTGTCGCAGGTACCCGACGCCTACCGGGCGACTTTCGTGCTGCGCGTCTACGGCGAGTTGAGCTACTCCGAGATCGCCGAGGCGCAGGGCATCGGTCTGCAGACCGTGCGCAGTCGCATCTCCCGCGCACGCTCCATCTTGTCCGAGTTGCTCGCGGACCTGCGGTGA
- a CDS encoding AlbA family DNA-binding domain-containing protein, with translation MGTIGGLEFAVPVWATATALVLVLVVAWLFGLVARWSLRRRARLDATTAMVLSILGTALGLYIAGLVDKHLRVWSATTVVLGLISSVIAVATYAALAARLQRQSNATVAQLLSDGESDRLEFKSTARVNLRNGEKDQRMEQVIVKTVSAFLNSDGGTLVIGVADDGTPLGLEPDFATLKVPDADRFELWLRDLLTTTLGQNTAAAVGIVVESVARPGESGSVEVCRVTCSPSPRPVYLRAGKNALPEFWVRAGNSTRQLTVDAAADYVMHRWPLGAGRAVAAQIRAAVRFSAG, from the coding sequence GTGGGCACGATCGGCGGACTCGAATTCGCGGTACCGGTCTGGGCGACTGCGACCGCACTGGTACTGGTGCTGGTGGTCGCATGGTTGTTCGGTCTCGTCGCCCGGTGGTCGCTGCGCAGACGCGCTCGCCTCGACGCCACGACGGCGATGGTCCTGTCAATCCTCGGCACCGCGCTCGGTCTCTACATCGCCGGCCTCGTCGACAAGCACCTACGGGTGTGGAGCGCGACGACGGTGGTGCTCGGCCTGATCAGCTCGGTCATCGCGGTCGCGACCTATGCCGCGCTGGCGGCTCGGCTGCAGCGGCAGTCCAATGCCACTGTCGCCCAACTGCTCTCCGACGGCGAGTCCGACCGGCTCGAGTTCAAGTCGACCGCCCGGGTGAATCTGCGCAACGGTGAGAAGGACCAGCGCATGGAGCAGGTGATCGTGAAGACGGTGTCGGCCTTCCTCAATTCCGACGGCGGGACATTGGTCATCGGCGTCGCCGATGACGGAACGCCCCTCGGTCTCGAACCCGACTTCGCGACGCTGAAGGTGCCCGACGCCGATCGGTTCGAACTGTGGCTTCGCGATCTCCTCACCACCACGCTCGGACAGAACACCGCGGCGGCGGTCGGGATCGTCGTCGAATCGGTCGCACGGCCCGGGGAATCGGGGTCGGTCGAGGTGTGCCGCGTGACGTGCTCGCCGTCGCCGCGGCCGGTCTACCTGCGCGCCGGAAAGAATGCGCTGCCAGAGTTCTGGGTGCGCGCGGGCAATTCCACCCGCCAGCTCACCGTCGATGCGGCCGCCGACTACGTCATGCACCGCTGGCCACTCGGCGCCGGCCGTGCAGTTGCGGCCCA
- a CDS encoding Hsp70 family protein, with protein sequence MAQESRRRLCIDFGTSNTAAAYRVGLGEPVIVPLGQGGPAMPSAVFAGDASIVVGHEAVLRRLQAPDAFEDTPKSRIDDGEIELGDRFWPVEDLIGAVLRHVHRTALRHSGLPGFDSIVLTHPDRWSERRKNVLRRAAQRAGIPADTLRIASESLAAAWYYVYRGHDVSGDERMCVFDFGAGTCDVAVLVRDGAEGFTVTGSGGDNHLGGRDLDARMIRWVHDEAAELDPDLPGRLRAPAAAIALADRVRAAKEALSDTAQAVIELPGTRHTLLLTRREFEAMIGPFVERAVELTRDAIARADAAGTGPNGPVIVYVTGGTSSIPMLQSALSSVGRVARIGDPKVVVAQGGLLRSTNVVPGIDTDKVGTGMWARRVAFPSLPAGSVIAGVSARDGQIVRAGEPLATVDSPAGRVTIDAPVAGTLHGLDLRPGAAVQPGAVFGAVGPADLRPDQWSRLHRMPAGTSPVRGRPGSVPPAQQPVSAQPVPPQPVPVQPVIAQPVSARPLSAPPVPAQPVAAQPVSAQPVAQPEKVNGFGLAGLIVGILGFPLCLGTVVGLVLTVVGITRAGGRRDALTTTALVVNILGAVAWVAFVIWAVVSG encoded by the coding sequence GTGGCGCAGGAGAGCAGGCGGCGACTGTGTATCGACTTCGGCACCAGCAACACTGCGGCCGCATATCGGGTCGGGCTGGGTGAGCCGGTCATCGTGCCGCTCGGGCAGGGCGGACCCGCGATGCCCTCGGCGGTGTTCGCCGGCGACGCGTCCATCGTCGTCGGTCACGAGGCGGTGCTGCGAAGGCTGCAGGCCCCCGACGCCTTCGAGGACACCCCGAAGTCGCGGATCGACGACGGCGAGATCGAACTCGGCGACCGGTTCTGGCCGGTCGAGGATCTGATCGGCGCCGTGCTGCGGCACGTGCACCGGACCGCATTGCGCCACAGCGGACTGCCCGGGTTCGACTCGATCGTCCTGACGCATCCGGACCGCTGGAGCGAGCGGCGCAAGAACGTCCTCCGACGCGCGGCCCAGCGCGCCGGCATCCCCGCCGACACTCTGCGAATCGCCTCCGAATCACTGGCTGCCGCTTGGTATTACGTCTACCGCGGGCACGACGTCAGCGGCGACGAACGGATGTGCGTCTTCGACTTCGGCGCCGGCACCTGCGATGTGGCGGTCCTCGTCCGCGACGGTGCCGAGGGATTCACCGTCACCGGGTCGGGCGGCGACAACCACCTCGGCGGCCGGGACCTCGACGCCCGGATGATCCGCTGGGTGCACGACGAAGCCGCCGAACTCGATCCCGACCTCCCGGGCCGGCTCCGCGCCCCGGCGGCCGCGATCGCCCTCGCCGACCGGGTGCGGGCGGCGAAGGAAGCGCTGTCCGACACCGCGCAGGCCGTCATCGAACTCCCCGGTACCCGGCACACGCTGCTGCTGACCCGACGCGAGTTCGAAGCGATGATCGGGCCGTTCGTGGAACGGGCCGTCGAGCTGACCCGGGATGCGATCGCCCGCGCCGACGCCGCGGGCACCGGACCCAACGGACCCGTCATCGTCTACGTCACGGGCGGGACCAGCAGCATCCCGATGTTGCAGTCCGCGCTGTCGTCGGTGGGTCGCGTCGCCCGGATCGGTGACCCGAAGGTCGTCGTCGCGCAGGGGGGCCTCCTCCGCTCGACCAATGTCGTCCCCGGCATCGACACCGACAAGGTCGGGACCGGGATGTGGGCTCGTCGTGTCGCGTTCCCGTCGCTGCCGGCCGGCTCGGTGATCGCCGGTGTCTCGGCACGCGACGGGCAGATCGTGCGAGCAGGGGAGCCCCTGGCCACGGTCGACTCCCCGGCCGGGCGGGTGACGATCGACGCGCCGGTGGCGGGCACGCTGCACGGCCTCGACCTGCGGCCGGGGGCCGCCGTCCAGCCGGGCGCGGTGTTCGGGGCCGTCGGTCCGGCCGACCTACGACCCGACCAGTGGTCCCGGTTGCACCGGATGCCTGCCGGGACCTCGCCCGTACGGGGCCGGCCCGGTTCCGTGCCACCCGCGCAACAGCCCGTTTCCGCGCAGCCCGTTCCGCCCCAGCCTGTTCCGGTGCAGCCTGTCATCGCCCAGCCTGTTTCGGCCCGGCCTCTTTCGGCCCCGCCCGTTCCGGCCCAACCGGTTGCGGCCCAGCCCGTTTCCGCGCAACCTGTTGCGCAGCCGGAGAAGGTGAACGGGTTCGGCCTGGCGGGGTTGATCGTGGGCATTCTCGGCTTCCCGTTGTGCCTGGGCACGGTCGTCGGCCTGGTGCTCACGGTCGTGGGGATCACCCGCGCCGGCGGCCGGCGTGACGCCCTGACCACGACGGCGCTCGTGGTCAACATCCTCGGCGCCGTCGCCTGGGTGGCCTTCGTCATCTGGGCGGTCGTCAGCGGCTGA